The Treponema succinifaciens DSM 2489 region TTGTTCTGCTGTCATTTTTGAGCCTCTGCTTATATTTTATCAGATTGCTTGAGTTGGCTCAACATATCGGAAATTTTTATAAAATCCTCGACTGCTAAATTTTCCGCGCGTTCAGTTTTGGAGATTCCGCATTTTTCAAAAAATTCTTCCGCTGAAATATTTTCCGGAAGAAGAGGCTTTATGTTGTTCTGAATTGTTTTTCTTCTTGCGGCAAAAAGAGCGTGCACAACTTTTACAAAAAGCGCAGAGTTTCCGCTGAAAGGATTTTCTTTTTTTGTCATAACAACTGCCTGAGAGGAAACTGTAGGCCGCGGCCAAAAACTGCTTGAGCCAAGAACAAGATCCAGTTTTACATTGTAGCCCCACTGGCACAAAACGCTGAATGCCGAATAATTTTCAGTTCCCTTTTTTGCTGCCATCCGCTGGGCAACTTCTTTTTGAACTGTAAAGACGCATTTTTTAAAAACAACATTTTCTGTGATTGTGTCGGCAATAAAAGTCGCCGCGATATTATATGGAAGATTTCCAAAAAGTTTTGCAGGCTTTTGCGGATTTTCATAGAATGCTTTTTTCCAGTTTTTTAAAACATCTCCTTCTATAATTTTAAATTGCTCTGATTTTTCCTGCTGTTCAAAAAACTGCTTTAATATAGAAATAAAACCTCTGTCGATTTCAAAGACTTCAAGATTTGCGCCGCTTGAAAGAATCAGTTCTGTCATGCAGCCAAGACCGGGACCGATTTCCCACACAAGCTCGTCTTTTTTCAATTCTAGAAGGGAAAATATTTTTTCTCTTGCGGACTGGTTTATCATAAAGTTCTGACCGAATTTTTTTTGCATCGCCATTCCACTCTGCTCAAGAAAAGCTTTTAATTCAGACGGCGAATTGTAATCAGGATGATTCATGTTTGCTCCAAAAAGTTAAAATTCTACAAGCGGCAAAAGCGCAAAAAGTTCTGCCGTCAATTTTATTATCTGATAAAGAAAATTCATTATAACTCCAAAGAACGGAGAAAGAAAAGGTATCATAAAAGAAAACAAAATTGCAACCATGGAAAAAGTCAAAAATATGCTTACGAGCGGACAAACTGCAACAGAAGCAAGAATACCTCCGGGAGCTGCTGACTTAAAAAGCGCAAGGCTTAAAGGAAAAGCCACGCTCTGGGCACCGGCGGAAGCAGAAAGTGAATCTGAAATTTTTTTAGGAAAAAAGGATTGAAAAATATGTTTGAATGCGTTTCCAAAAAGAAGGATTCCTGCAAGTGCGCCATAAGAAAGTATAAACGCTGCGGAAAAAATATCGTCAGGAAAAATCATGCAATGAAGCAGAAACACAAAGCAAAGAACTTTGAAAAAATTTACCTGAACACAAAAGAAAATTCCGCAGAAAAGCAGAATCAAAGAGCAAAGCAATGCGCGGAACAATGAAGGTGAAAGTCCTGCAAACCATACAAAAAATAAAATTCCAAAAAGCCTAAGCCAAAAGTCAAATTTTTTTCCAAGAATTTTTTTCCCAGTTCCGCCTGCAATTGATGAAAAAAAAGAAAGATGCATTCCGCTTAGTGCAAGAACGTGGGAAAGTCCCGCATTTCTAAAAGTTTCACATAAGGAGCTGTCTGTGTATTCTCTTGAGCCTGAAAGCAAAGCCAAAATAAAACCTCCTGCGCTTCCCCAGCCGTACATGAGTCTTTTAAATGCAAATCTGCAAAAAGCTCTGAACCTGAAAATTTTTTGTTTTAAGGACTGAGGCTGCTGTAATTGCTCTGCGCTCTCTGCTGAAAAAAATGATTTTGAAAATTTACCATAAAAAGTTATAGTTTCACCTTCTTCAATGATTACTCCATTTTTTGAAGATGAATACAATTTTCCAGGATATAAAGATTCAACGATTTTGGCAGGAACAAGAACTGAAATTTTTCCGGATGCCTGTGAATTTATTTTTGCTCCTGAAATTTCTCCAGAAACAGAGGAAAGCTTTAATTTCACAACGTAAGATTTTCCAGAAGAAATTTTTGAAGGATTGGAGCAAACTATGCCAGAAGCAGTTTCTATTTTCTCTAAAGGAATCAGGCTTTTATATGGAAAACGCTCTTTGCTTTTTAAAAAGCCTGAGTAAATAAAAATGCAGAATACTACCGCTACCAAAACAAACGGACTTAGAAAATTTTCTTTTAAGAATTCTACCACTTTAATTTTGCAAGGGCATTTTTTGCGGCAGCTATAACCTCCTCTGGATAATCAAGATAAGTTGCATAAAGCAGGCTGTCAAAAGCGGCCTTGTCGCCCATTTCCCCCAGAGAATTGATTAAAGAAAGCACAACGGCTTTACTAGGAGGCAAATTTTTTTCAGTTTGCTTGTTTAGAAAATCAAGATATGACGAAAGTGATGAAGAAGTTTCCGCAGAAGAAACAGAAGCAATATTTTTTATTGTAGAAGAAAAGTCTTCATCGGAAAGATTTCCGTTTTCATATTCTTGTCTAATTCCGTTAAAGCATGAAGCAATCAAAGATGCGGCTCTAGTCCATTGTGTATCAGAAAACACTTGAAGGCAGACAAGAGTCAAATTCAGCTTGCTTCCTGAAAAATCAGGTTTTGCTCCTTTAATATTATATATAACTGATGACAATGCGTTTTCTGCAGATTCTCCGCAGATTTTTTTTGAAACTTTTGGATTTTCATCAAGCCTTTTTAAAATCAGAATCTTTTTTTCAATTGGAACAGTTGACAAAAACTGAAGAATTTCCTTTTCGCTTTCGTTTGCAAGTCCGCCGTAAGATGAAGCCAAAATTGCGCTGTAAGACGGCCAGACATCGAGAATGTCAGCAATAAAAAGCATATTGAACGACGCGGAATTTCCGTAGGTGCCCATAAAAAGAACTGCCTTTAAAAGAGCTTCGTCCATTTCCTGCGATTTTTGCATTTTGCTGTAGAAAAAGTCGTTTACAAGATAAAGATTTTCCGGCGACTGAAAAACAGAAAATGCGTCAATCACTGCGATTTTTATTTTTGAATCGCTGAAGGTTTTAAATATCATCCTAAGTTTTTCAGCGATGATTTTTTCCTTGCCTTTGCTGTTTCCTGCTGTAAGCGATTTTACAGAAGTTTCCACAAGGTTTATAAAATCAGTATCCGAGCTAAGAGCGTCATAAGCAGAAATTGAAAAGTCAAGAGCTGCGATTGCAATTGAAGAATCTCCCGCTGCACTTGACGACTCAACAACTTGTTTTTTTTCAACCAAATTTCCTTTGTAAAAATCAGACATATAAGATTCCTGCGCATGGCAAAATCCGCAGACTGAAAGAGCAATTAAAAATATTTGTTTAAATAAAATTTTTTTCATAGCAAATCTTCTTTGATAAATATATAAAATATATAGAAAAATTTCTATACATTCCGGCCGCCTCAAAAACTAATGGCTTGAATTTTCTTGCTGAATATTTTTATCTGCGCTGTTTTCTTCCTGAGTTTGATTTTCTTCCAAAGAAGCCTGCTCAATTGCCTGATGAATTTCTTTTTGCTCCGGCGGAATTACGTTGTAAACAAATGCAAGAACTGTATTCCTCATGCTTTTTTCAATGTGCGTGCATTCAAAATGAATTCTTGACTGGCCAAGCTGACTGTTCCACTCAACTGCCCGGATTACGCCGTGCATGACAACGAGCGCGCCGTTTATTTCAAACTGAATTTTTATGCGGACATTTGCTTTTCCTTTTCCGCCGATTCTTATCATCGCTCCGTCTTCGCTTATGTCTTCAAGCAGGCATTTGTAGCCTGGATTGGTTTCAACTTTGTCATATTCGATTTTTTCACCTTGCTGGACAATGTACATCTGCGCGTAAATTTCGCATTTGCATCTTATTGACTGACGTTTTTGAGTCCGGTCAAGTTTTGTTGAATGCATTAAAAACAAAGCTTTGTCGCTTCTGAAAATTCCAGTTCCGATAACTTTTGTGTCAAAAGCATATCCTGCGTCACCGTTTCTCCAAAAGTAAACTGAAATTTCTTTTCCTTCCCATTCAGATTCGGGAAGAAATTCCGGCCGCTTGGACTGCTTTGAAATTTGATACGGAAGAAGAATTATGAGCTGAGTTCCGTTGTTTAAAATGCGCGACTTGAAAACACCTTTGCCTTTTAAAATAACGCTCAGCTTTTGTTTTATGTCAAGCGATTTTGTGCTTTCTATTCCGCGTTTATTTTCCTTGTCAAGAATTACGCGCGTTTTGAATTTATAAAGTTTTTCAAGAAACGCCTGGATTTGCGTTGAATCTTCCGCGCCTTTTTGCCTTGCCTCTTCAATTACTGAAGAAATGCATCTGTTCACGGAATTTTCTGAAATGTAAAGTGAAAGAGGCTCTTCAATTCCGCATTTTTTCGCAAGTTGCCAGAGCGCAGAAATTTCAGAATGCCTGAATCCGTAGTCAAAACCCTTTGAAAAGAAATTCATTTTTTCAGTTGAGGCTTTGTACAATTTTAAAAGCGTAAAAATAAAAGACAGAGTTACAATTACGGAAATTACAGCAGGCACAAAACCACCTCCAAGAATTTTATGCGTTTACATATTTATTATAGTAAATTTTGCAATTTCTTGATAGTATAAACATACCAAAATGAAAAAAAGATACATTTTAGCAGAGTTTTTAGTTGTTTTTGTTTTTTTGCTAATTCCGCCGATTTTTGCAGTCAAAGGAGCATATTTAAGCGAGGAATTTTCTTTTTCTGTTCTGGCTGAATTTTTTATCGCGGCGATTCTTCTGTTTCAGTTTAAAATAGAAAACAAATGCGAAAAAAAATCTGCTAATGAAAAATTTATTTTGCTTGTAAATTCATTGAAATGGGGTGCGCTCACACTTGGATTTTTAATGCTGATTTTTGCTGCGGTTCATGCTTTTTGTTTTGCATTTAAAATTTCTTCCGCTCAAACTGAAATTTTATTAAAAAATCCTGAAAATTTTTCATCTTGGATTTTTCTTATTTTTACATTGGCTGCCGGAGCTTTTTTTGAAGAAGCCGTTTACCGTCAGTTTGTTCCAGAAACTTTAAATTCACTTTTAAAAAAATGGAAAATTCCAGTGGAAATATTTTCAGTTGTAATTTTTGCGCTTGCCCACAGATATTTAGGCTGGATTTCTGTTTTCAATGCGGCTTTTTGCGGAGTTGTCCTTAGGCTTTGCAGAATAAAAACGGCTTCAATTGCGCCTTCTTTTTCGGCTCATTTTATATACAATCTTTCGCTTATTGTATTTTCCGTGCTGTTGTAAAATTTTATAATCATTGATATAATTTGAAAACAATTTTCGCATGAGGAATTTTATGAAATATACAGATACAAGAGATAAAAAAGTAAGTGTTGATTTTAGAACTGCGGTTTTGAATGGAATGAATGCAGAAACTGGCGGACTTTATATGCCGACTGAATTTCCGCGTCTTGAAAATTCATTTTTGGAGCGCAATCCAGAACCTTCATTCCGTGAAATTGCCTACGAAATGGCAAAGCCTTATGTTGAAAATGAAATTCCAGATACTGACTTGGAATCTATAATTCAGGATTGCTATCCATTTTCTTCAAAAGTTGTTCCTATTGATCCTGTAACTTATGTGCTTGAGCTTTTCCACGGACCGACCTGTGCATTCAAGGATTTTGGAGCAAGGTTTATGGCGCGCGTGATGTCATATTTCAATCGCTCGGAAAATGACAATCTTCATATTTTGGTTGCAACTTCCGGGGATACAGGTTCTGCTGTAGGAAGCGCGTTTCACAATGTTCCGGGAATCGACGTTACAATTCTTTATCCGGACGGAAAAATTTCACCATTGCAGGAAAAACAGCTTTCAACTTTCACAGGAAATGTCCGCGCATTGAAAGTAAAGGGAACTTTTGACGACTGCCAAAAACTTGTTAAAACTGCATTTACAGATAAAGATTTGAGATCCAAGTTCAGGCTTTCTTCTGCAAACTCAATAAATATTTCCCGCCTTTTGCCGCAGTCTTTCTATTATATGTATTCATCTCTTGTTGTAAAAAAGAGAATTCCGTTTGACAGCAAAAATGGAGGAGACGCAATCATTGTTGTTGTTCCGAGCGGAAACTTTGGAAACCTTACATCAGGACTTATTGCGCGTGAAATGGGAGCGCCTATAACAGGATTTGTTGCTGCGACAAATTCTAACCATACAGTGCCGGACTGGATTGCAAGCGGTGAATACAAAACTCGCCCTTCTGTTCCAACATTAAGCAATGCGATGGATGTTGGAGCTCCTAGCAACTATGAAAGAATTGACGCAATGTATTCGCTTGACCAAGTAAGAAATCTTTTTGCTTCATACTGGACTGATGACGAAGGAACAATTGATGGAATAAAAAGATGCAAGAACAAAACTGGATACGTAATAGATCCGCACGGTGCAGTTGCCTGGAAAGCATGGAATGATATTCGTGGCGGTGAAATGGAAAAACTTGTAAACGGCCAGAAAAATGATTTTACAAAGCCTGGTCTTACACCGAATGTT contains the following coding sequences:
- the rsmA gene encoding 16S rRNA (adenine(1518)-N(6)/adenine(1519)-N(6))-dimethyltransferase RsmA — its product is MNHPDYNSPSELKAFLEQSGMAMQKKFGQNFMINQSAREKIFSLLELKKDELVWEIGPGLGCMTELILSSGANLEVFEIDRGFISILKQFFEQQEKSEQFKIIEGDVLKNWKKAFYENPQKPAKLFGNLPYNIAATFIADTITENVVFKKCVFTVQKEVAQRMAAKKGTENYSAFSVLCQWGYNVKLDLVLGSSSFWPRPTVSSQAVVMTKKENPFSGNSALFVKVVHALFAARRKTIQNNIKPLLPENISAEEFFEKCGISKTERAENLAVEDFIKISDMLSQLKQSDKI
- a CDS encoding ComEC/Rec2 family competence protein, with protein sequence MVEFLKENFLSPFVLVAVVFCIFIYSGFLKSKERFPYKSLIPLEKIETASGIVCSNPSKISSGKSYVVKLKLSSVSGEISGAKINSQASGKISVLVPAKIVESLYPGKLYSSSKNGVIIEEGETITFYGKFSKSFFSAESAEQLQQPQSLKQKIFRFRAFCRFAFKRLMYGWGSAGGFILALLSGSREYTDSSLCETFRNAGLSHVLALSGMHLSFFSSIAGGTGKKILGKKFDFWLRLFGILFFVWFAGLSPSLFRALLCSLILLFCGIFFCVQVNFFKVLCFVFLLHCMIFPDDIFSAAFILSYGALAGILLFGNAFKHIFQSFFPKKISDSLSASAGAQSVAFPLSLALFKSAAPGGILASVAVCPLVSIFLTFSMVAILFSFMIPFLSPFFGVIMNFLYQIIKLTAELFALLPLVEF
- a CDS encoding PilZ domain-containing protein, with amino-acid sequence MPAVISVIVTLSFIFTLLKLYKASTEKMNFFSKGFDYGFRHSEISALWQLAKKCGIEEPLSLYISENSVNRCISSVIEEARQKGAEDSTQIQAFLEKLYKFKTRVILDKENKRGIESTKSLDIKQKLSVILKGKGVFKSRILNNGTQLIILLPYQISKQSKRPEFLPESEWEGKEISVYFWRNGDAGYAFDTKVIGTGIFRSDKALFLMHSTKLDRTQKRQSIRCKCEIYAQMYIVQQGEKIEYDKVETNPGYKCLLEDISEDGAMIRIGGKGKANVRIKIQFEINGALVVMHGVIRAVEWNSQLGQSRIHFECTHIEKSMRNTVLAFVYNVIPPEQKEIHQAIEQASLEENQTQEENSADKNIQQENSSH
- a CDS encoding CPBP family intramembrane glutamic endopeptidase, whose protein sequence is MKKRYILAEFLVVFVFLLIPPIFAVKGAYLSEEFSFSVLAEFFIAAILLFQFKIENKCEKKSANEKFILLVNSLKWGALTLGFLMLIFAAVHAFCFAFKISSAQTEILLKNPENFSSWIFLIFTLAAGAFFEEAVYRQFVPETLNSLLKKWKIPVEIFSVVIFALAHRYLGWISVFNAAFCGVVLRLCRIKTASIAPSFSAHFIYNLSLIVFSVLL
- the thrC gene encoding threonine synthase — translated: MKYTDTRDKKVSVDFRTAVLNGMNAETGGLYMPTEFPRLENSFLERNPEPSFREIAYEMAKPYVENEIPDTDLESIIQDCYPFSSKVVPIDPVTYVLELFHGPTCAFKDFGARFMARVMSYFNRSENDNLHILVATSGDTGSAVGSAFHNVPGIDVTILYPDGKISPLQEKQLSTFTGNVRALKVKGTFDDCQKLVKTAFTDKDLRSKFRLSSANSINISRLLPQSFYYMYSSLVVKKRIPFDSKNGGDAIIVVVPSGNFGNLTSGLIAREMGAPITGFVAATNSNHTVPDWIASGEYKTRPSVPTLSNAMDVGAPSNYERIDAMYSLDQVRNLFASYWTDDEGTIDGIKRCKNKTGYVIDPHGAVAWKAWNDIRGGEMEKLVNGQKNDFTKPGLTPNVPFWAKAVVDKKASAIILETAHPAKFGATVYKAIGQEPALPERLEKVVSLPDNAIPMGKDYDSFKEWLVSNL